In one Cystobacter fuscus DSM 2262 genomic region, the following are encoded:
- a CDS encoding PLP-dependent aminotransferase family protein: MIADALAEDRDAGRLLPGTRLPTHRELAERLGVTVGTVTRAYGEAEKRGLVRGEVGRGTYVRDKASPTHMPRPVEEGSAEEGSLVELSINAPATPEGDPASQALRASLEELGRSPRLAELLAYQPPAGGLRHREAGAAWTGRFGLSVRPEQVVVCAGGQHGMEVALAALTQPGDVLATEALTYPGIKVLARRFQLRMQGLAMDADGLLPDALEAACRAGSVRLLYLQPTCHNPTGAVMPEARRREVAEVARRHGVLVLEDDSYGLLPSVRPPPLACFLPESSYFIAGVSKLLTPGLRIGYLVGPARARCERLAEEVGLASLMTTPLMAEVLSRWVEDGTADALVVAQRREAGERQALAREVLGAGVRCRASVPLYHLWLGLPEGRRSEAFTAQARRHGVSVTSADLFGVGPGVVPAAVRVCIGTPRTRALLERGLRRLREVLDAGNEPLAVV, encoded by the coding sequence GTGATCGCCGACGCGCTGGCCGAGGATCGCGACGCCGGGCGGCTCCTGCCGGGCACGCGCCTGCCCACGCACCGGGAGCTGGCCGAGCGGCTGGGGGTCACCGTGGGCACGGTGACGCGCGCGTATGGCGAGGCGGAGAAGCGGGGACTCGTGCGGGGCGAGGTGGGCCGGGGCACCTACGTGCGGGACAAGGCCTCGCCCACACACATGCCCAGGCCGGTCGAGGAGGGCTCGGCGGAGGAGGGCTCGCTGGTGGAGCTGAGCATCAACGCGCCCGCGACACCCGAGGGCGATCCGGCGAGCCAGGCGCTGCGCGCGTCGCTGGAGGAGCTGGGCCGCTCGCCCCGGCTGGCGGAGCTGCTCGCCTACCAGCCCCCCGCGGGGGGGTTGAGACACCGCGAGGCGGGCGCGGCGTGGACGGGGCGCTTCGGGCTGTCGGTCCGGCCCGAGCAGGTGGTGGTGTGCGCCGGAGGCCAGCACGGCATGGAGGTGGCGCTCGCGGCGCTCACCCAGCCGGGCGACGTGCTCGCCACCGAGGCGCTCACCTACCCGGGCATCAAGGTGCTCGCGCGGCGCTTCCAGTTACGGATGCAGGGGCTGGCCATGGACGCGGATGGCCTCTTGCCGGACGCGCTGGAGGCGGCGTGCCGCGCGGGCTCGGTGCGCCTGCTCTACCTCCAGCCCACGTGCCACAACCCCACGGGCGCGGTGATGCCCGAGGCGCGGCGGCGCGAGGTGGCCGAGGTGGCGCGCCGCCATGGGGTGCTGGTGCTGGAGGACGACTCGTATGGGCTCCTGCCCTCGGTGCGCCCGCCGCCGCTCGCGTGCTTCCTGCCCGAGTCGAGCTATTTCATCGCCGGGGTGAGCAAGCTGCTCACCCCGGGGCTGCGCATCGGCTACCTGGTGGGGCCGGCGCGGGCGCGCTGCGAGCGGCTCGCCGAGGAGGTGGGTCTGGCCTCGCTGATGACGACGCCGCTCATGGCCGAGGTGCTCTCGCGCTGGGTGGAGGACGGCACGGCGGACGCGCTCGTGGTGGCCCAGCGGCGCGAGGCGGGTGAGCGCCAGGCGCTGGCGCGCGAGGTGCTCGGCGCGGGGGTGCGCTGCCGGGCGTCGGTGCCGCTCTACCACCTGTGGCTCGGGCTGCCCGAGGGGCGGCGCAGCGAGGCCTTCACGGCACAGGCGCGGCGGCACGGGGTGTCGGTGACGAGCGCGGACCTGTTCGGCGTGGGGCCGGGGGTGGTGCCCGCGGCGGTGCGGGTGTGCATCGGCACGCCGCGCACGCGCGCGCTGCTGGAGCGCGGCCTGCGGCGCCTGCGCGAGGTGCTGGACGCCGGGAACGAGCCGCTCGCCGTGGTGTGA
- a CDS encoding branched-chain amino acid aminotransferase, producing the protein MMPIEVQRAAALKPKPAATDVLGFGKYFTDHMFRMDYAPERGWHQARIVPYGPLGLDPGAAALHYAQSVFDGAKVFRGRDGKLRAFRLMDHCARLAASAERLSMAVVPPELARASIEALVKEEAAWVPSGPGTSLYVRPVVIASEAFLGVRPADKYIFFAILSPVGTYFGNGAEPVRIWVEQRHTRAAPGGLGGAKAAANYAASLQASVEAKKRGYAQVLWLDALEHRYIEEVGTMNLFVRIGEEIITPPLDGTFLPGITRESALTLLRDWGLKVSERKLSIDELREAHREGALHEVFGTGTAAVISPVGGLGFEEGELKIGQGRVGEVSQRLYDALTGIQYGTQPDRHGWMTVIA; encoded by the coding sequence ATGATGCCCATCGAGGTCCAGCGCGCCGCCGCCCTGAAGCCCAAGCCCGCCGCCACGGACGTGCTGGGCTTCGGCAAGTACTTCACCGATCACATGTTCCGGATGGACTACGCGCCGGAGCGCGGGTGGCACCAGGCGCGCATCGTGCCGTACGGGCCGCTGGGGTTGGATCCGGGCGCGGCGGCGTTGCACTACGCGCAGTCGGTGTTCGACGGGGCGAAGGTGTTCCGGGGCCGGGATGGGAAGCTGCGCGCGTTCCGGCTGATGGACCACTGCGCGCGTCTGGCGGCGAGCGCCGAGCGGCTGAGCATGGCGGTGGTGCCGCCGGAGCTGGCGCGCGCGTCCATCGAGGCGCTGGTGAAGGAGGAGGCGGCGTGGGTGCCGAGCGGGCCGGGCACGTCCCTGTACGTGCGGCCGGTGGTGATCGCCTCGGAGGCGTTCCTCGGGGTGAGGCCGGCGGACAAGTACATCTTCTTCGCCATCCTCAGCCCGGTGGGCACCTACTTCGGCAACGGGGCGGAGCCGGTGCGCATCTGGGTGGAGCAGCGGCACACGCGCGCGGCGCCCGGGGGCCTGGGCGGGGCGAAGGCGGCGGCCAACTACGCGGCGAGCCTCCAGGCGTCGGTGGAGGCCAAGAAGCGCGGCTACGCGCAGGTGCTGTGGCTGGACGCGCTGGAGCACCGCTACATCGAGGAGGTGGGGACGATGAACCTCTTCGTGCGCATCGGGGAGGAGATCATCACCCCGCCCTTGGATGGGACGTTCCTACCGGGCATCACCCGGGAGAGCGCGCTGACGCTCTTGCGCGACTGGGGCCTGAAGGTGAGCGAGCGCAAGCTGTCCATCGACGAGCTGCGCGAGGCGCACCGCGAGGGGGCGCTGCACGAGGTGTTCGGCACGGGGACGGCGGCGGTGATTTCCCCGGTGGGCGGACTGGGCTTCGAGGAGGGGGAGCTGAAGATCGGGCAGGGCCGGGTGGGCGAGGTGTCCCAGCGGCTGTACGACGCGCTCACGGGCATCCAGTACGGCACGCAGCCGGACCGGCACGGGTGGATGACGGTCATCGCGTAG
- a CDS encoding enoyl-CoA hydratase/isomerase family protein produces the protein MNPDVLLETRGPLALVTLNRPKAHNALDLGMIRALHPALEAWAGRPEVKAVVVRGAGGRAFCAGGDVRAVAASLGTPPPEGQEPLSRAFFREEYRLNQLIHHYPKPYVALVDGICMGGGLGLSRHGSHRVVTERLVLAMPETGIGLFPDVGGGWFLPRFPGESGTYLGLTGARCDAADARWLGYATQHVTHERLDAVVDALAAADWGGKPARAVVDGVLAGFSSEPGPSPLSAHAREIDRCFASNGVEEIVEALAAEGTPWAEETRATLGRMSPTSLEVTLRQLRLGRFMSYDEVAAMEYRLSQRFMSLPDFREGIRAVLVDKDQKPRWNPPTLAEVRDEDVAAFFAPLAPGA, from the coding sequence ATGAACCCGGACGTGCTGCTGGAGACGCGCGGGCCCCTGGCCCTGGTGACCCTCAACCGCCCCAAGGCGCACAACGCGCTGGACCTGGGGATGATCCGCGCGCTGCACCCGGCGCTCGAAGCGTGGGCCGGGCGCCCCGAGGTGAAGGCGGTGGTGGTGCGCGGCGCGGGCGGGCGGGCCTTCTGCGCGGGCGGGGACGTGCGGGCCGTGGCCGCGTCGCTGGGCACGCCCCCACCCGAGGGACAGGAGCCGCTCTCGCGCGCCTTCTTCCGCGAGGAGTACCGGCTCAACCAGCTCATCCACCACTACCCCAAGCCCTACGTGGCGCTGGTGGATGGCATCTGCATGGGCGGGGGACTCGGGCTGAGCCGGCATGGCTCGCACCGCGTCGTCACCGAGCGGCTGGTGCTGGCCATGCCGGAGACGGGCATTGGCTTGTTTCCCGACGTGGGCGGCGGCTGGTTCCTGCCGCGCTTTCCGGGCGAGTCGGGCACGTACCTGGGACTGACGGGAGCCCGGTGCGACGCGGCGGATGCGCGGTGGCTCGGGTATGCGACGCAGCACGTGACGCACGAGCGGCTGGACGCCGTGGTGGACGCGCTCGCGGCGGCGGACTGGGGCGGGAAGCCGGCGCGCGCGGTGGTGGACGGGGTGCTGGCGGGCTTCAGCTCGGAGCCGGGGCCCTCGCCGCTCTCAGCCCACGCGCGGGAGATCGACCGGTGCTTCGCGAGCAACGGGGTGGAGGAGATTGTCGAGGCGCTCGCGGCCGAGGGCACGCCGTGGGCGGAGGAGACGCGCGCCACGCTCGGGCGCATGTCGCCCACGAGCCTCGAGGTGACGCTGCGCCAGCTGCGGCTCGGCCGGTTCATGTCCTACGACGAGGTGGCGGCGATGGAGTACCGGCTGAGCCAGCGCTTCATGTCGTTGCCGGACTTCCGCGAGGGCATCCGCGCGGTGCTCGTGGACAAGGATCAGAAGCCCCGGTGGAACCCGCCCACGCTCGCCGAGGTGCGGGACGAGGACGTGGCGGCATTCTTCGCGCCGCTCGCGCCGGGGGCGTGA
- a CDS encoding MFS transporter, whose translation MDSASPSLRSVLALLRRNADYRRLFLATVVSMLGDWFAFVAISGFVTETTGHLSASAAVYAASVLPASLLSPFAGLLADRMDRQRLMVTVDLVRVLPALGMLAALLWRAPLLALVCVALLAALSAFFDPVAEASVPNVVSPEELPVAQAALGSVWGSMLFVGAALGGLATLAFGRHVSILLNAATFLLSAWLVRGIRRSFQRPPSSDSAADTGTWRQLHEVWTFARRHPISLSLLTTKVGVGLGNGLVGLLPAFAARNFGSGDEGVGLLLSARGLGALIGPFLGQRWVRRDERRLFLACGVSMITYGLAYLLLPAAPSLLLAAGCVLLAHLGGGAQWTLSTYGLQVSTPDRLRGRIMGLDFGLATLGIGVSSLAASVAAEAVGLTRAAWGLAGVSLLYGTLWLWKTRRLWRGRPDVLTTSRPQE comes from the coding sequence ATGGACTCCGCTTCTCCCTCGCTGCGCAGCGTGCTCGCGCTGCTGCGGCGCAATGCCGACTACCGCCGCCTCTTCCTCGCCACCGTCGTGTCGATGCTCGGCGACTGGTTCGCCTTCGTGGCCATCAGCGGCTTCGTCACCGAGACCACCGGCCACCTGAGCGCCTCGGCCGCCGTCTACGCCGCCAGCGTCCTGCCCGCCAGCCTCCTGTCCCCCTTCGCCGGCCTGCTCGCGGACCGCATGGACCGCCAGCGCCTCATGGTCACCGTGGACCTGGTGCGCGTGCTTCCCGCGCTCGGCATGCTCGCCGCCCTCCTCTGGCGCGCCCCTCTGCTCGCGCTCGTGTGCGTCGCCCTGCTCGCCGCGCTCTCCGCCTTCTTCGATCCCGTCGCCGAGGCCTCCGTCCCCAACGTCGTCTCCCCCGAGGAGCTCCCCGTCGCCCAGGCCGCGCTCGGCAGCGTCTGGGGCAGCATGCTCTTCGTCGGCGCCGCGCTCGGCGGCCTCGCCACGCTCGCCTTCGGCCGCCACGTGAGCATCCTCCTCAACGCCGCCACCTTCCTGCTCTCCGCCTGGCTCGTGCGCGGCATCCGCCGCTCCTTCCAGCGCCCCCCCTCCTCCGATTCCGCCGCCGACACCGGCACCTGGCGCCAGCTCCACGAGGTCTGGACGTTCGCCCGCCGCCACCCCATCTCCCTCTCCCTGCTCACCACCAAGGTGGGCGTGGGCCTGGGCAATGGACTCGTGGGGCTCCTGCCCGCGTTCGCCGCGCGCAACTTCGGCTCCGGCGACGAGGGCGTGGGGCTGCTGCTGTCCGCGCGGGGCCTCGGCGCGCTGATCGGCCCCTTCCTCGGCCAGCGCTGGGTGCGCCGGGATGAGCGCCGCCTGTTCCTCGCGTGCGGCGTCTCGATGATCACCTACGGCCTCGCCTATCTCCTGCTGCCCGCCGCGCCCTCGCTGCTGCTCGCCGCGGGGTGCGTGCTGCTCGCGCACCTGGGCGGCGGCGCGCAGTGGACGCTCTCCACCTACGGCCTCCAGGTGTCCACGCCGGATCGGCTGCGCGGGCGCATCATGGGCCTGGACTTCGGCCTCGCCACCCTGGGCATCGGCGTGTCCTCGCTCGCCGCCAGCGTCGCCGCCGAGGCCGTGGGCCTCACCCGCGCCGCCTGGGGACTCGCCGGCGTGTCCCTGCTCTACGGCACCCTCTGGCTGTGGAAGACCCGCCGGCTGTGGCGTGGACGGCCCGACGTGCTCA